A window of the Sabethes cyaneus chromosome 1, idSabCyanKW18_F2, whole genome shotgun sequence genome harbors these coding sequences:
- the LOC128745908 gene encoding uncharacterized protein K02A2.6-like, translating into MDDAIPAVAAGVPAAVPAAIPVAFSFEPFNAATAKFDRWLERLDISFRIVKVSVEDKRDYLLHYMGSAAYDVLCNKLNDPPHPKTYEEIVALLKTHFSPAPLEILENVKFNSRKQKDNESLSDYIMNLEKMAQTCNFGAHLDSALRNQFVFGIQKQEIQSRLLEVRNLTLARAKEIAFGMEMSLRGTDEMHGVVSQPQVQHIEHGKKKKKKMFRPPTEKQGNTSNSSGPSCYRCGDRNHFANKCKHQNTTCNHCRKKGHLEKVCQSKINAKKEKKDAHHIEDLPVVKDIFHLRSMRGSTDKFLLDLPVNGKKLTFEVDTGSPVSLISVTDKRRHFSNLSVHPTSTKLVSYCDTDINVLGKIFVNVSNGDEFTLPLHVAESNRHPLIGRDWLIELDIDLNRVFKPGNHSVSHTENFQPSTFSALKDLLGKYHRVFGDDVGKITGVQASLTLRTDSQPVYIKARSVAFSVRSAVDREIDKFVKDGIWEKVDHSVWATPVVPVRKTGGKVRLCGDYKITVNPHLLIDDHPLPTVDELFATVAGGERFSKIDLSQAYLQLEVRPEHRDLLTLSTHRGLFRPTRLMYGVASAPAIFQRLMEQIFQGIPGVTVFIDDIRVTGSDDVTHLQRLEEVLKRLDLHGMRVNRNKCDFFSEKIEYCGYMVDKCGVHMLRKKIDAIQDMPVPKDKEQIRSFVGLVSYYGRFFPNLSTILYPLNNLLKDDVPFVWSKECEKSFNLVKREMQSDRFLVHYPGNQ; encoded by the coding sequence ATGGATGATGCAATTCCTGCTGTTGCCGCTGGTGTTCCCGCTGCTGTTCCCGCTGCTATCCCGGTTGCTTTTTCTTTCGAACCGTTCAACGCAGCTACTGCCAAATTCGATCGCTGGTTGGAACGGTTGGATATTTCGTTCCGAATTGTCAAGGTCAGTGTGGAGGATAAGCGCGATTACTTACTGCACTACATGGGAAGTGCAGCGTATGACGTTCTATGCAACAAATTGAACGACCCCCCGCACCCGAAAACGTATGAGGAGATAGTAGCATTGCTGAAAACGCATTTCAGTCCAGCTCCACTGGAAATTCTCGAAAACGTTAAATTCAACAGCCGGAAGCAGAAGGACAATGAGTCGTTGAGTGATTACATCATGAATTTGGAAAAGATGGCCCAAACCTGCAACTTCGGGGCGCATCTGGATTCAGCTCTTCGTAATCAATTTGTGTTCGGAATCCAAAAGCAAGAAATTCAATCACGGCTATTGGAAGTGCGTAACTTGACATTGGCAAGAGCAAAAGAAATTGCATTCGGCATGGAGATGTCACTTCGGGGTACAGATGAAATGCACGGTGTTGTTTCACAGCCTCAAGTACAGCACATTGAACAcgggaagaagaagaaaaagaaaatgtttcgACCACCAACGGAAAAACAAGGCAACACTTCAAATTCGTCAGGACCAAGTTGCTACAGGTGTGGTGACAGGAATCATTTTGCGAACAAATGCAAGCATCAAAACACTACGTGCAACCATTGCAGAAAGAAGGGGCATCTCGAAAAAGTATGCCAGTCGAAAATAAATGCtaagaaggaaaaaaaggatGCACATCACATCGAGGACCTGCCTGTCGTGAAGGATATTTTCCATCTGCGGAGCATGCGTGGATCGACTGACAAATTTTTGTTGGATCTACCGGTTAATGGGAAGAAGTTGACCTTCGAGGTGGATACTGGATCACCCGTTTCCCTCATCAGTGTGACGGACAAAAGACGTCATTTTTCGAACTTGAGCGTTCACCCAACGAGTACTAAGCTGGTGAGTTATTGCGATACAGATATCAACGTTTTAGGTAAGATATTTGTAAATGTTTCAAATGGTGATGAGTTCACGTTGCCCTTACACGTCGCGGAGTCGAACAGACACCCATTGATCGGTCGTGATTGGTTAATTGAATTGGATATAGATTTAAATCGCGTTTTCAAACCCGGTAATCATTCAGTTTcacatacagaaaattttcaaccGTCGACTTTTAGCGCTTTGAAGGATCTGCTGGGCAAATACCATCGAGTGTTTGGAGACGATGTGGGTAAAATAACTGGGGTTCAAGCTTCTTTGACTTTGCGTACCGATTCGCAACCAGTGTATATAAAGGCTAGGTCAGTAGCATTTTCCGTACGTAGTGCCGTCGATAGAGAGATCGACAAATTCGTGAAAGATGGTATCTGGGAGAAGGTAGATCACTCCGTGTGGGCCACTCCGGTTGTTCCAGTTAGGAAAACGGGTGGTAAGGTAAGATTATGCGGAGACTACAAGATCACCGTCAATCCTCATTTACTGATAGATGATCATCCACTCCCCACAGTAGATGAATTATTTGCTACCGTCGCTGGGGGAGAAAGGTTCTCAAAAATCGATTTATCACAAGCTTACTTACAGTTGGAAGTTCGGCCTGAGCATAGAGATCTTTTAACATTGAGTACACATCGCGGACTTTTTCGCCCGACCCGGCTGATGTATGGGGTGGCTTCGGCGCCTGCCATATTTCAGCGGCTCATGGAACAGATTTTCCAGGGCATACCTGGCGTTACAGTATTTATCGACGATATTCGTGTTACGGGTTCCGATGATGTAACTCACCTTCAACGCTTGGAGGAAGTGCTAAAACGTTTAGACTTGCATGGCATGCGAGTCAATCGTAACAAATGTGACTTCTTTTCCGAGAAAATAGAGTATTGCGGTTATATGGTGGATAAATGCGGAGTACATATGCTTCGTAAGAAAATAGATGCTATTCAAGACATGCCGGTTCCAAAAGATAAGGaacaaattcgttcgttcgTAGGGCTGGTTAGCTACTACGGAAGATTTTTTCCAAATCTAAGTACAATACTTTATCCTTTGAACAATCTTTTAAAAGACgatgttccatttgtatggagcAAGGAATGCGAAAAATCTTTTAATTTGGTCAAAAGGGAAATGCAGTCGGATAGGTTCTTAGtgcactacccaggtaaccaataa